Sequence from the uncultured Flavobacterium sp. genome:
ATAAAAGGTCTGGAACGTCAGGCTGATTTTGTGACTAAATATCTTAATGATAAAAAAGCCTTTTTGCCTCGTAAAAGCTGTCCAATCGAAGATGTAAAAATTGACAGTACAGCAACTTTGGTTACTATTGATAGTGAATGGTTTCTGGAAGATTGGGACAATCACCCAACTATAAACGATAATTGCGACATTAAAACCAGAGAAGATTTTTTTACTGAACTGGAAAGTATTTTAAATAAAAATCAGGAAAAAACGGTTGTTATTGCCATTCATCATCCTTTGATGAGCAACGGATCTCACGGCGGACAATATTCGTTAGAAAAACAATTGTTCCCTTTAGAACAAAAAATTCCGTTGCCGGTAATTGGTTCTATCATTAATTTATTGCGAAAAACTTCCGGAGCAAGTCCGCAGGATATTCAAAACAAACAATATACAATTTATGCCAAGAGAATTAAAACGCTTTTACAGGCTCAGAAAAATGTAATTGTAGTTTCCGGACACGATCACAACTTGCAATACGTTAACAAAGAAAATATTAAGCAAATTATTAGTGGCGCAGGATCAAAATCTGAAGCTGCAAGAGCTATAAATCCAACCGAATTCTCTTATGGAGGAAATGGTTATGCAACGCTTACTTTATTCAAAAGTGGTGATGCAAAAGTGACTTTCTTTGGAAATGAAAACAATAAGGAAAAAGAGCTTTTTGAGCATGAAATTATAAAAGCCAAAGAATTTAACTGGAAACCAAATCCTTCTAATGATTTTCCGCCAAAGATTACGACTTCTATCTATTCTGAGAAAATGACTCAAAAGAGTTTAGTTCATAAATTCTTATTCGGAAATCATTATCGAAAATATTACAGCTTGCCAATCGAAGCCAAAACTGCAACTCTTGATACTTTAATGGGCGGTTTAAAACCAATTCGCGAAGGCGGAGGACATCAATCTGTTTCATTACGAATGTCAGATCCTAAAGGAAGAGAATATGTAATGCGAGCGTTGAAAAAAAGTGCAACCGTATTTTTGCAATCTGTTGCCTTTAAAGATCAATACGTTGTAAATGATTTTGAAGATACTTATGCCGAAAATTTCCTTCTTGATTTTTATACTACTTCTCATCCTTATACTCCTTTTGCAATTGGAAGCATGGCAGACAAATTAGGAATTTTGCATACAAACCCAATCTTATATTATATTCCGAAACAAAATGCTTTGGGTGAATTTAATTCGAATTTTGGAGATGGATTATATATGGTTGAAGAAAGACCGGCCGATAATCATTTAGATGCTAAAAACTTCGGAAATCCAACCAATATTATTAGTACGGATGATATGCTGGAAAATCTTCATAAGGATGAAAAATATAGCGTTGATGAAAAAGAGTATATAAAAGCACGTTTATTTGATATGCTTATTGGCGATTGGGACAGACATAGTGATCAATGGCGTTGGGCAGAACATAAAATTGGAGATAAAGTTATCTACAAGCCAATTCCGCGTGATCGTGATCAGGCTTTTGCCAAATATGACGGAACTTTGCTTTCTCTTTTAATGAACATTCCGGCACTTCGTCATATGCGAACTTTTAAAAGTAAAATCGACAATGTAAAATGGATTAACAGGGAACCTTATCCTATGGATTTGGCATTCTTAAGAACTGCAGAAGAGAAAGACTGGATTGCTCAGGCAAAATTCATTCAGGAGAATTTAACTGACAAAGACATTGACGAGGCTTTTAAAAGTCTGCCAAAAGAAGTTCAGGATGAAACAATTGAAGATATAAAGCAAAAACTAAGAACTCGAAAAAAAGATCTTCAAAAATATGCTTCAACTTATTTTGGTGTTTTAAGTCATACGGTAATGATTGCCGGAACGGATAAAAAAGACAAGTTTGTTATCAATCACAACGCTAAGAAAAGTCTTGAAATTCAAGTTTTCAGAGTTAAAAAAGAAGGTGACGAATTAATATATACAAAAACCGTTACTGATACAAAAACTTCAAATTTATGGATTTATGGTTTAGATGATTCTGATGTTTTCCAAGTAATTGGAGATAAAAAATCAAGTATTAAAATTCGTTTAATTGGCGGTCAAAATAATGATACTTATAATATCGAAAACGGAAAAAGAGTAATTGTTTATGATTTTAAATCAAAAAATAACACTTACAATCTTGATTCTAAAACAAGAACTCAGTTAACGGATGATTATGATGTGAACTTGTATAATTATGAAAAACCAAAATATAATGTGGTTTCTGGACTTCCGAATATTGGATATAATCCTGATGATGGCGTAAAAGTTGGCTTTAACTTAAATTATACGGTTAATAATTTCAAACAGAATCCTTACACACAAAGACACGTTTTAAACGGTTTTTATTATTTTGCAACTGGAGGTTTGGAGTTTAATTATGTCGCGCATTTTCCTGGATTATTGGGTAAATGGGTTATTGATGTTGAATCTCAATATACGACGCCAAATTTTGCTATGAATTATTTTGGCTACGGTAACGAAACTAAAAATAACGACGACACTTTTGGAATGGATTATAATCGTGTTCGTATTCAAAAGTTTAATGTTTCGGGCGCTATTAGACATGTTGGACGTTATGGAAGTGAATTTAGTGTTCAGCCAATGTTGCAACAAATGCGAGTTGAAGAAACGGATAACAGATTTATTGATACTCCAAATATTATAAATCCACTAGTTTTTGACAGTCAGGTTTATGGCGGAATGAAAGTAAAATACGCGTTCAAAAATGCCGATTTTGCTGCAAAACCAACTCTTGGTGTAGCTTTTATGATTTCAGCAACATGGATGGCAAATTTAGATGATACGAAACAAAACTTCCCAACGCTGGAAAGTCTTTTAGGTTTTACACATAAAATTGATCATAACGGAAAATTAGTTTTAGCAACTCTTTTAAAAGGAAAAGCTATTCTAAATAACAATTACGAATTCTATCAAGGTGCAACTTTAGGTGGAGATAAAGATTTACGTGGTTATAGAAATGAGCGCTTTTTAGGAAGTTCTTATTTCTCTCAAAGTTCTGATTTACGTTTTACGATTGGTAAAATTCAGCGCACTGTAGCTCCGTTAACTTACGGAATTTTAGGTGGTTTTGATTACGGAAGAATCTGGCTTGACGGCGAAAGTTCCAGAAAATGGCATCAGGATTATGGTGGCGGACTTTGGCTGAATGCGATCAACGTTTTAACAGCAAGAATCTCTTATTTTAAATCTCCTGATGAAGTAGGAAGAGTTATTTTTGGAGCAGCGTACAGCTTCTAGCTGTAGGTGAATAGGGACAAAGCAACAAAGGTTCAAAGGTTTTTGCCACGAATTTCAAAAATTTTCACCAATTAATTATTCGTGTAAATTAGTGAAATTAGTGGCAAACTTTTTTATTATAAAGTCCATTTTACGAATTCGTTCATCACTTCTATCCAATGTTCTTTGTCATAATTTGCTCTTCCATCTTCATTAACTTCATAAAAATTATGTTCTAAATTTGGATATCTTTTTAGGGTTAAATTATTCTTTGAATTTTGAATATAAAACAAAGGCACTATATCGCATAAATCAGAAGCTATATCATTTGTTCCGTATGCAAGATAAGTCGGAATTTCAATTTTTAACCAATCGTTTATTTGAGGTTTAGAAAAAGATTTCCAGGCTAGTAAATAAGGATTAGCTTTTAGAGAATCTTTATTATTCGCTTCCCGAAGCATTTCATATTTTTCGTTGATTTTCTCATCAGCTTCTTGCCAGGTTATTTTTTTAGCTTCAGCTTCTTTTCTATAACCTCTTATCATTTGATCTATTCTCCCAAACGGATTTGCGCCAAATAAACCTAGTTTAGTTACTTTTTTATTATTTGCTGCAATTGCAGATGCCACTTTTGAGCCTTGAGAATGTCCGGCAACAATCAATTTTGAGTTATCTACCCATTTTTGTTTTCTTAAATAATGAAGAACAGCATTTGCGCGTTTTTGATAATTTTCTAAATAATCAGACAATTCATATTCCACATCAAACTCTTTTGGTTTATCAGGATTTGGAATATAGCAATATGATTCATTCAGGTTTTTCTCTTCAACAATTACAGGCGTTTTTGGCATTGAAATGACAACCAAATGATAGTGTTTTTTAATCTCCTTAATGTCAAAATTAGTAACTCCTCCACCAATTATCCACATTGGTTCATCTTTGGGTTTTACAAAAAGCGGCATTGGCATAGAACCTTGACAGAATAAAAAAATTGGCTTTTTTGCTGTAAAAACGGTGTCAACTACAATAAAGTCAATACTATCATTATTGATTTTAACATTAAAATGAATCGCTTCTTTGTTGATGATTTCGCCATTTTGAGCAAAAGAAAATTGAAATAAGAAAAGAAAAATAATTAGCGCTAAAGTGGTTTTCATAAAAGGAGATCTTCATTTTTTTACTTGAAGTGCGCCAAATGTAATAAAAATCGTTAAAAAAAACAGCCACGAATTCGTGGCTGTTTTTTTATTTTTAATATGCTAAAGTTTTCTTATTCTAAGCTTAGAAACTTAGCATCTTAGTACCTGAGAACCTTACTTAAGTTTAAACTCGTAAACCTTACCTCCTATTTTGTTTGTTTTTTCATCGGCGATAAGCAATGTGTTGTTGTCTTTGAAAACTATTGCTTCTTTTTGCGAAAAGTGATCTAGTTTTATTTCGGTTTGAGATCCTTTGTGAAACAAATCTCCTTTGAAACCTTTGAATAAAACAATTTTATCGTGACTTAACAAGACTACTTTTTTTCCGTCAGGACTAATTGTTGCACTTGTTAAAACACAATGATTGTAATTATTACAAGTTTTAAACTCTCCAATTTTGGTCGCTTTTTGTGTTCCGGGAGCATTTAGAATTTTATAGATAAAAGCTGTTCCATCAAAATTTTTGCTTCGGTTTTTAGTGA
This genomic interval carries:
- a CDS encoding metallophosphoesterase — encoded protein: MKLFLDNHFITKIKTCSIAIVLLLLVYSCATHKAQYGKNVSANQTENATDTIKIAHTFYLVGDAGNADEVQAQQTLELLHQKLKKSSKKATLLFLGDNIYPKGFPANDNASEKTLAETKLKNQLKLTEGFKGKTIFIPGNHDWYNGIKGLERQADFVTKYLNDKKAFLPRKSCPIEDVKIDSTATLVTIDSEWFLEDWDNHPTINDNCDIKTREDFFTELESILNKNQEKTVVIAIHHPLMSNGSHGGQYSLEKQLFPLEQKIPLPVIGSIINLLRKTSGASPQDIQNKQYTIYAKRIKTLLQAQKNVIVVSGHDHNLQYVNKENIKQIISGAGSKSEAARAINPTEFSYGGNGYATLTLFKSGDAKVTFFGNENNKEKELFEHEIIKAKEFNWKPNPSNDFPPKITTSIYSEKMTQKSLVHKFLFGNHYRKYYSLPIEAKTATLDTLMGGLKPIREGGGHQSVSLRMSDPKGREYVMRALKKSATVFLQSVAFKDQYVVNDFEDTYAENFLLDFYTTSHPYTPFAIGSMADKLGILHTNPILYYIPKQNALGEFNSNFGDGLYMVEERPADNHLDAKNFGNPTNIISTDDMLENLHKDEKYSVDEKEYIKARLFDMLIGDWDRHSDQWRWAEHKIGDKVIYKPIPRDRDQAFAKYDGTLLSLLMNIPALRHMRTFKSKIDNVKWINREPYPMDLAFLRTAEEKDWIAQAKFIQENLTDKDIDEAFKSLPKEVQDETIEDIKQKLRTRKKDLQKYASTYFGVLSHTVMIAGTDKKDKFVINHNAKKSLEIQVFRVKKEGDELIYTKTVTDTKTSNLWIYGLDDSDVFQVIGDKKSSIKIRLIGGQNNDTYNIENGKRVIVYDFKSKNNTYNLDSKTRTQLTDDYDVNLYNYEKPKYNVVSGLPNIGYNPDDGVKVGFNLNYTVNNFKQNPYTQRHVLNGFYYFATGGLEFNYVAHFPGLLGKWVIDVESQYTTPNFAMNYFGYGNETKNNDDTFGMDYNRVRIQKFNVSGAIRHVGRYGSEFSVQPMLQQMRVEETDNRFIDTPNIINPLVFDSQVYGGMKVKYAFKNADFAAKPTLGVAFMISATWMANLDDTKQNFPTLESLLGFTHKIDHNGKLVLATLLKGKAILNNNYEFYQGATLGGDKDLRGYRNERFLGSSYFSQSSDLRFTIGKIQRTVAPLTYGILGGFDYGRIWLDGESSRKWHQDYGGGLWLNAINVLTARISYFKSPDEVGRVIFGAAYSF